In Acidimicrobiia bacterium, a single genomic region encodes these proteins:
- a CDS encoding F0F1 ATP synthase subunit gamma translates to MAGGAERILRRRIKSVQSTKKITKAMELIAASRILKAQQRVNAARPYSEQITEVIRNLAAAGAGGGSPLLQQRDEISTVAFVAVAGDRGLCGGYNTTVIRTVEREMARLKAEGRQTRLITVGKKATGYFRFRGFEIDDAFVGFSDEPTYEDARLVADAVVRRFEAGEYDAVEMCYTQFISAGVQRVQLKRFMPLETDLLDAAPKTEGPTADYEFEPGPGEILDRLLPRYAEARLYAALLEGSASFFAAQQRAMKSATDNAEELITKLSRIMNRARQDAITTEIMEIVSGAEALRGGQSGSSDLLADNALDVAIIGPSSLIRN, encoded by the coding sequence ATGGCCGGTGGTGCTGAGCGGATCCTGCGTCGACGCATCAAGTCGGTGCAGTCGACCAAAAAGATCACCAAGGCGATGGAACTCATCGCCGCCAGTCGGATCCTCAAAGCCCAGCAGCGGGTCAATGCGGCGCGTCCTTACAGCGAGCAGATCACCGAGGTGATTCGGAACCTGGCGGCGGCCGGAGCCGGCGGCGGTTCACCGCTGCTCCAGCAGCGTGACGAGATTTCCACGGTGGCTTTTGTTGCCGTGGCGGGCGACCGTGGTCTTTGTGGTGGCTATAACACCACCGTCATCCGCACCGTGGAGCGCGAGATGGCGCGCCTCAAGGCGGAGGGTCGGCAGACTCGCCTCATCACGGTGGGCAAGAAAGCCACCGGCTACTTCCGTTTTCGCGGGTTCGAGATCGACGATGCCTTCGTGGGCTTCTCGGATGAGCCCACCTACGAAGACGCTCGCCTCGTAGCCGACGCCGTCGTGCGGCGCTTCGAAGCCGGCGAGTACGACGCGGTGGAGATGTGTTACACCCAGTTCATCTCCGCCGGTGTGCAGCGGGTGCAACTCAAGCGCTTCATGCCGCTGGAAACCGATCTTCTCGATGCTGCCCCGAAGACCGAAGGACCCACCGCGGACTACGAGTTCGAGCCCGGTCCGGGCGAGATCCTCGATCGGCTCCTGCCCCGCTACGCCGAAGCCCGTCTGTACGCCGCTCTCTTGGAGGGCTCAGCGTCGTTTTTCGCCGCCCAGCAGCGGGCCATGAAGTCCGCCACCGACAACGCCGAAGAACTCATCACCAAACTCAGCCGCATCATGAACCGGGCCCGCCAAGATGCCATCACCACCGAGATCATGGAGATCGTCAGTGGTGCCGAAGCCCTGCGCGGCGGTCAGTCCGGTTCTTCCGACCTCCTCGCCGACAACGCCCTCGACGTGGCCATCATCGGCCCGTCCTCTCTCATCCGAAACTGA
- the atpC gene encoding ATP synthase F1 subunit epsilon — translation MTLHIEVVSPERILWTGDAHHVIARTTGGGEIAFLTGHAPFVGALDIGTVRVHGEDGTEEIIAVHGGFVEVSHDRVTVLSDVAEVASMIDIDRARSAAERAETSLRSEHDVEVDAALRRARVRIETATASVNAGR, via the coding sequence GTGACCCTGCACATCGAGGTCGTGTCGCCCGAGCGCATCCTGTGGACCGGTGACGCCCATCACGTGATTGCGCGCACCACCGGCGGTGGTGAAATTGCCTTTCTGACGGGCCATGCTCCCTTCGTGGGTGCCCTCGACATCGGCACCGTGCGGGTGCATGGCGAGGATGGCACCGAAGAGATCATCGCCGTCCACGGAGGGTTCGTGGAGGTCAGCCACGATCGGGTGACGGTGCTCTCTGACGTGGCCGAAGTGGCCAGCATGATCGACATCGATCGGGCCCGGTCGGCGGCCGAGCGGGCCGAGACCTCCTTACGGTCGGAGCACGACGTCGAAGTTGACGCTGCGTTGCGGCGGGCCCGGGTGCGTATCGAGACTGCCACCGCGTCGGTCAACGCCGGCCGATAG
- the atpE gene encoding ATP synthase F0 subunit C gives MGRGIVYGGAAIGPGIGIGIVVGNAITAMARQPEAAGMVRTTMFLGIAFTEALALFGFVLAFIIAG, from the coding sequence ATTGGCCGAGGCATCGTTTACGGTGGCGCGGCCATCGGCCCGGGCATCGGCATCGGCATCGTGGTGGGTAATGCCATCACCGCCATGGCTCGTCAACCGGAGGCCGCCGGCATGGTGCGTACCACCATGTTCCTCGGCATCGCCTTCACCGAAGCTCTCGCGCTGTTCGGCTTCGTTCTCGCGTTCATCATCGCAGGCTGA
- a CDS encoding undecaprenyl/decaprenyl-phosphate alpha-N-acetylglucosaminyl 1-phosphate transferase → MGEYLTGFLPVIAAAGLTTLAVTPFFRWLSFRTSAVVMPDARRIHTQPMAILGGAGILLGFLVGMAVAWQGTRFDAVFAASTVPLGVVIAAILIFVVGQVDDLRDVSPPAKLAGTVLAASVLSVAGVTILFFRIPFVGLISLSPDMSALLTVVWVIGMTTAINYIDGLDGLAAGIMAIGSAALLLYCERLNGVGAISPDNVGPVIVAAMLGACLGFLPHNFHPARIMMGDAGALLLGLLMAAATISVGGNTDAQFSGQTFFFFAPLFIPLVILGVPISDAVFSIIRRARRGSGITVADKDHMHHRLMRLGHGQRRSVLILWTWTLILSSIALYPTYTSGRGDLYVPIAISAAALILYTLFSPGFRSRRASD, encoded by the coding sequence ATGGGTGAATATCTGACGGGTTTTCTCCCCGTCATCGCCGCGGCGGGCCTGACCACCCTGGCGGTTACGCCGTTCTTCCGCTGGTTGTCCTTCCGGACCAGCGCAGTGGTGATGCCCGACGCCCGGCGCATACACACCCAGCCGATGGCCATTCTCGGTGGCGCTGGCATTCTCCTGGGTTTTCTGGTGGGCATGGCGGTGGCCTGGCAGGGGACCAGGTTCGACGCCGTCTTTGCGGCCTCCACCGTGCCGCTCGGCGTGGTGATCGCCGCAATACTCATCTTTGTGGTGGGGCAGGTTGACGACCTGCGTGACGTATCCCCGCCGGCCAAACTCGCCGGGACCGTGCTGGCCGCCAGTGTGCTGTCGGTGGCGGGTGTGACGATCCTGTTCTTCCGCATCCCCTTTGTGGGCCTGATCTCCCTCTCCCCGGATATGTCGGCGCTGTTGACGGTGGTGTGGGTCATCGGGATGACCACCGCTATCAACTACATCGATGGGCTGGACGGACTGGCGGCGGGGATCATGGCCATCGGCTCGGCCGCTCTGCTCTTGTACTGCGAGCGTCTCAACGGTGTGGGGGCCATCAGCCCCGACAACGTGGGGCCGGTCATCGTGGCGGCGATGTTGGGCGCCTGCCTGGGCTTCCTGCCCCACAACTTCCATCCCGCTCGCATCATGATGGGCGATGCGGGGGCGCTGTTGCTCGGGCTGCTCATGGCCGCCGCCACTATCAGCGTGGGGGGCAATACCGATGCGCAGTTCTCGGGCCAGACGTTCTTCTTCTTTGCCCCGCTGTTCATTCCGCTCGTGATCCTCGGGGTGCCCATCAGCGATGCCGTCTTCTCGATTATCCGCCGCGCCCGTCGGGGTTCGGGGATAACGGTGGCGGATAAAGACCATATGCACCACCGCTTGATGCGCTTGGGTCATGGGCAACGTCGCAGCGTGCTGATTCTGTGGACCTGGACCCTCATACTGTCCTCGATCGCCTTGTACCCCACCTATACCAGTGGTCGCGGTGATCTCTATGTACCGATTGCCATCTCGGCCGCCGCTCTCATCCTCTACACGTTGTTCTCTCCAGGATTCCGCAGTCGCCGGGCGTCCGACTAG
- the atpH gene encoding ATP synthase F1 subunit delta, with the protein MVSQGRSHAYAGALLVVARSEGSLEEVEDELFRFARVLETNDELRTTLTDAALPVSRRQQIVEDLLGGRANPITTALLSMVVGTGRARDLAAIVDELVRLSAAEGNKELAEVRSAIELTDDQKQRLVVALEAATGKKVELKVIIDPSVLGGLVAQVGDTVIDGSVKTRLQQLQTAF; encoded by the coding sequence ATCGTGAGTCAGGGCCGGTCGCACGCCTACGCCGGCGCTCTGCTGGTAGTGGCCCGCTCTGAGGGCAGCCTCGAGGAAGTGGAAGACGAGCTCTTTCGCTTCGCCCGGGTACTGGAGACCAACGACGAACTCCGCACCACCCTCACTGATGCGGCGTTGCCGGTAAGCCGGCGTCAGCAAATCGTGGAGGATCTTCTCGGCGGTCGGGCCAACCCGATCACCACTGCCCTGCTGTCGATGGTGGTGGGAACCGGTCGGGCCCGCGACCTCGCCGCCATCGTGGATGAGCTGGTACGGCTCAGCGCGGCGGAGGGCAATAAGGAACTCGCCGAGGTGCGCTCGGCTATCGAGCTCACCGACGACCAGAAGCAGCGTTTGGTAGTCGCCCTCGAGGCGGCCACCGGCAAGAAAGTGGAGCTGAAGGTGATCATCGACCCGTCCGTACTGGGCGGTCTCGTAGCCCAGGTGGGCGACACGGTGATCGACGGTTCGGTCAAGACCCGCCTCCAACAACTCCAGACCGCGTTCTGA
- a CDS encoding AtpZ/AtpI family protein has translation MVLGSEATVFDLSAKRELNNGFGNSMSTAVELVVSPILMGLLGWWIDRQLGTFPLFALALFLVTLGYIVWKQFAVYAARMDRQQQELLAPTIDRERA, from the coding sequence ATGGTCCTGGGGTCCGAAGCAACTGTGTTTGATCTTTCCGCTAAGCGCGAACTCAACAATGGCTTCGGCAACTCCATGTCGACCGCCGTCGAGCTGGTCGTGTCCCCGATTCTCATGGGCCTCCTCGGCTGGTGGATCGACCGGCAGCTCGGCACCTTCCCCCTCTTCGCGCTGGCGTTGTTCTTGGTGACGCTGGGCTACATCGTGTGGAAGCAGTTCGCCGTCTACGCCGCCCGAATGGACCGTCAGCAACAAGAGCTGCTCGCCCCCACGATCGATCGGGAACGGGCATGA
- the atpD gene encoding F0F1 ATP synthase subunit beta, translating into MTVTDHQPLLKDGRVVAIAGPVIDVEFPPDAVPAINTLLAFDIIIDGKPLPVRAEVAQQIGDSRVRAICLRPTDGLVRGTIVTNTGHGMQMPVGDAVLGHVVNVIGEPLDVAELDASKIEDRWDIHRPAPDFDTLEPQKIVFPTGIKVIDLLTPYLQGGKIGLFGGAGVGKTVLITEMINRVASQFGGVSVFAGVGERTREGTDLFLEMGETIMGDGVTRVLDKAALVFGQMDEPPGVRLRVALAALTIAEYFRDVKNQDVLLFVDNVFRFVQAGSEVSTLLGRMPSAVGYQPTLADEMGELQERITSTRGRSITSLQAVYVPADDYTDPAPFTTFTHLDATTELSRDIAALGIYPAVDPLSSTSTILAPEIVGERHYNVARRVQEILQRYKELQDIIAILGLDELSEEDRITVARARKIQRFLSQPMFVAKNFTGLDGVFTPVEETVDSFEQLVNGDLDDLPEQAFLNVGGADSVRAKAAELLK; encoded by the coding sequence ATGACTGTGACCGACCACCAGCCCCTCTTGAAAGACGGCCGCGTCGTTGCTATCGCCGGCCCGGTGATCGACGTTGAGTTCCCACCCGACGCCGTTCCTGCCATCAACACGCTGCTCGCCTTCGACATCATCATCGACGGCAAGCCGCTGCCGGTGCGGGCCGAAGTGGCCCAGCAGATCGGCGATAGCCGGGTGCGAGCGATCTGCCTGCGCCCCACCGATGGTCTCGTGCGCGGCACCATCGTCACGAACACCGGTCACGGTATGCAGATGCCCGTGGGTGATGCCGTGCTGGGGCACGTGGTCAACGTGATTGGTGAGCCCCTCGACGTGGCGGAACTCGATGCCAGCAAGATCGAGGACCGCTGGGACATCCACCGTCCCGCCCCGGACTTCGACACCCTCGAGCCGCAAAAGATCGTGTTCCCCACCGGCATCAAGGTGATCGACCTCCTCACCCCCTACCTGCAGGGCGGCAAGATCGGCCTCTTCGGCGGCGCTGGCGTGGGCAAGACCGTGCTCATCACCGAGATGATCAACCGGGTGGCGTCGCAGTTCGGCGGTGTTTCGGTATTCGCCGGCGTGGGCGAGCGCACCCGAGAGGGAACCGACCTGTTCTTGGAGATGGGCGAGACGATCATGGGTGACGGTGTTACCCGCGTGCTCGACAAGGCGGCGTTGGTGTTCGGCCAGATGGACGAGCCGCCGGGCGTTCGCCTGCGAGTGGCTCTGGCGGCCCTCACGATCGCCGAGTATTTCCGCGATGTGAAGAACCAGGACGTGCTCTTGTTCGTCGACAACGTGTTCCGCTTCGTGCAGGCCGGTTCCGAGGTGTCCACCCTGCTCGGTCGTATGCCCTCCGCCGTGGGCTACCAGCCCACCCTGGCCGACGAGATGGGTGAGCTACAGGAGCGCATCACCTCCACCCGAGGCCGTTCCATTACGTCCCTGCAGGCGGTGTACGTGCCGGCCGATGACTACACCGACCCGGCGCCGTTCACCACCTTCACCCACCTCGATGCCACCACCGAGCTGTCGCGCGATATCGCCGCTCTGGGTATCTACCCGGCGGTGGACCCCCTCTCGTCCACCTCTACCATCCTCGCCCCCGAGATCGTGGGCGAACGTCACTACAACGTGGCCCGCCGCGTGCAGGAGATTCTCCAGCGGTACAAGGAGTTGCAAGACATCATCGCCATCCTGGGGCTCGATGAACTCTCCGAAGAAGACCGCATCACGGTGGCGCGGGCCCGCAAGATTCAGCGGTTCTTGTCGCAGCCGATGTTCGTGGCCAAGAACTTCACCGGTCTCGATGGTGTGTTCACCCCGGTTGAGGAGACGGTGGATTCCTTCGAGCAGCTGGTCAACGGCGACCTCGATGATCTCCCGGAGCAGGCGTTCCTCAACGTCGGTGGCGCCGACTCCGTTCGGGCCAAGGCCGCCGAGCTCCTGAAGTGA
- a CDS encoding F0F1 ATP synthase subunit alpha, whose product MAELTINTADIAAALKKNLEGFSPSTAAAQVGRVIEVGDGIATVSGLPGVGVNELLEFEGGIRGLALNLDEESIGAVILGDGGAVREGSTVKATGQILSVPAGDGLLGRVVDALGIPVDGKGPLTNVHDRRMEIQAPGIIGRKPVHEPLQTGIKAIDAMTPIGRGQRELIIGDRKTGKTTVAIDTIINQRGLGVKCIYVAIGLKESTVANTVATLEQYGAMDYTVVVLAGASDPAPFKYLAPYAGCAMGQYWMENGEHGLIVYDDLSKQAEAYRQVSLLLRRPPGREAYPGDVFYLHSRLLERAAKLSDANGAGSLTALPIIETKAGDISAYIPTNVISITDGQIFLQDDLFKSGVRPAFDTGQSVSRVGGAAQIKAMKKAVGTLKGDLSQFRELEAFAAFGSELDKVSQGALDRGYRLVELLKQNLNSPMPVEEQVVSLYAATNGYLDPVPVEDVTRFEKELLEWFHARHGGILDGIKTTGDIADIGAFEAALQGFADQFQVSDGSAVVVEITVPAVVAADAVLSGEASE is encoded by the coding sequence ATGGCAGAGCTGACCATCAACACGGCGGACATCGCCGCTGCGTTGAAGAAAAACCTCGAGGGCTTCTCGCCCTCCACGGCGGCCGCTCAGGTCGGCCGCGTCATCGAGGTGGGCGACGGGATCGCCACCGTCTCCGGCCTGCCGGGCGTGGGTGTGAACGAACTCCTCGAGTTCGAAGGGGGCATCCGGGGCTTGGCCCTCAACCTCGACGAGGAATCGATCGGCGCCGTGATTCTGGGCGACGGCGGGGCGGTGCGGGAGGGCTCCACCGTAAAGGCCACCGGACAGATCCTGTCGGTACCGGCGGGCGACGGTCTTCTCGGTCGGGTGGTCGACGCGCTGGGTATCCCCGTGGATGGCAAGGGCCCGCTCACCAACGTTCACGACCGTCGCATGGAGATTCAGGCCCCGGGCATCATCGGCCGCAAGCCCGTGCACGAGCCGCTCCAAACGGGCATCAAGGCGATCGACGCCATGACCCCGATCGGCCGTGGCCAACGCGAACTCATCATCGGCGACCGCAAGACGGGCAAGACCACCGTGGCGATCGACACCATCATCAACCAGCGCGGCCTCGGCGTGAAGTGCATCTACGTGGCCATCGGACTCAAGGAATCCACCGTGGCCAATACGGTGGCCACCCTCGAGCAGTACGGCGCGATGGACTACACCGTGGTGGTCCTCGCCGGTGCCTCCGACCCCGCCCCCTTCAAGTACCTCGCCCCCTATGCCGGTTGTGCAATGGGGCAGTACTGGATGGAGAACGGCGAGCACGGCCTCATCGTGTACGACGATCTGTCCAAGCAGGCGGAGGCCTACCGCCAGGTGTCGCTCCTGCTGCGCCGCCCGCCGGGCCGCGAGGCCTACCCCGGCGATGTGTTCTACCTGCACAGTCGCCTGCTGGAACGGGCCGCCAAGCTTTCCGACGCCAACGGTGCCGGCTCGCTTACGGCGCTTCCGATCATTGAGACCAAGGCCGGCGACATCTCCGCCTACATCCCCACCAACGTGATCTCGATCACCGATGGGCAGATCTTCCTCCAGGATGACCTGTTCAAGTCCGGGGTACGCCCCGCCTTCGACACCGGCCAGTCGGTGTCGCGCGTGGGGGGTGCCGCACAGATCAAGGCCATGAAAAAGGCGGTGGGAACCCTCAAGGGCGACCTCTCGCAGTTCCGTGAACTCGAGGCTTTCGCCGCCTTTGGCTCCGAACTCGACAAGGTGTCGCAGGGCGCCCTCGACCGCGGCTATCGCCTCGTGGAACTCCTGAAGCAAAACCTCAACAGCCCCATGCCCGTGGAGGAGCAGGTGGTGTCGCTTTATGCCGCCACCAACGGCTATCTCGATCCGGTGCCAGTGGAAGACGTGACCCGCTTCGAGAAGGAGCTTCTCGAGTGGTTCCACGCTCGTCATGGCGGAATCCTCGATGGCATCAAGACCACCGGCGATATCGCCGACATCGGTGCCTTTGAGGCGGCCCTCCAGGGATTTGCCGATCAGTTCCAGGTGTCAGACGGTTCCGCCGTGGTCGTGGAGATCACCGTGCCCGCGGTGGTGGCGGCCGATGCCGTGCTGTCCGGCGAGGCATCGGAGTAG
- the rpiB gene encoding ribose 5-phosphate isomerase B, whose product MNVVIGADHAGVELKAHLVADLRRLGHEVIDLGTHGTEAVDYPPVCAAVGRAVVAGEAERGIVLGGSGQGEQIAANKVRGARAALCNDLYTARLSREHNDANVLAMGARIVAFGLATEILELWLLTPFSGGRHEARLALIADIETEENSP is encoded by the coding sequence ATGAACGTTGTCATTGGTGCCGACCATGCCGGGGTGGAACTCAAGGCCCATCTTGTGGCCGATCTCCGCCGCCTCGGACACGAGGTGATCGACCTGGGCACGCACGGCACCGAAGCGGTGGATTATCCCCCTGTCTGCGCGGCGGTGGGCCGAGCGGTGGTGGCTGGCGAAGCGGAGCGCGGCATTGTTCTCGGTGGGTCCGGTCAGGGCGAGCAGATCGCCGCCAACAAGGTCCGGGGCGCGCGCGCCGCCCTCTGCAACGATCTGTACACCGCCCGATTGAGCCGTGAGCACAACGATGCCAATGTGCTGGCCATGGGGGCACGCATCGTGGCCTTTGGTCTGGCCACCGAGATCCTCGAACTCTGGTTGCTAACGCCTTTTTCCGGGGGCCGCCACGAGGCTCGCCTAGCCCTGATCGCCGATATTGAAACTGAGGAGAACAGCCCATGA
- a CDS encoding serine hydroxymethyltransferase, giving the protein MSWPSNPGDEILTLIDREVERQNTTIQLIASENFTSPAVIKATGSVLTNKYSEGYPAKRYYGGNEVIDEVENVARDRAKALFNAPHANVQPHSGANANMAVYLALLIPGDTVLGLGLDQGGHLTHGSPVNASGKLYNFVSYGVTPGDERIDMDQVRDIALTERPKLIVAGATAYARIIDPQPFREIADEVGAIFLFDAAHIAGLIAGGQHPNPMDHGADIMTFTTHKTLRGPRGGAILCTEALADTIDKSVFPGLQGGPLDHVIAAKALAFAEAATPEFRQYSAQVVRNASALAEALVGHGLRLVSGGTDNHLVLVDLRSFDPDLSGKKARLALDRAGISLNENTVPEDPRPPYITSGLRIGTPAVTTQGMAEPEMVTVAGLIHRTLVGREDEAELAAIKDEVQALCSKFMPYPA; this is encoded by the coding sequence ATGAGTTGGCCGAGCAACCCCGGCGACGAGATTCTTACGCTGATCGATCGTGAGGTGGAGCGTCAGAACACCACCATTCAGTTGATCGCCAGCGAAAACTTCACCTCACCCGCGGTGATCAAGGCCACCGGTTCGGTGCTCACGAACAAATACAGCGAGGGCTACCCCGCCAAGCGCTACTACGGCGGCAACGAGGTGATCGACGAGGTCGAGAACGTTGCTCGCGACCGGGCGAAGGCCCTCTTCAACGCGCCCCATGCCAACGTGCAGCCCCATTCGGGGGCCAACGCCAACATGGCGGTGTATCTCGCCTTGTTGATCCCGGGCGATACGGTGCTGGGCCTCGGCCTCGACCAGGGTGGTCACCTCACCCACGGTTCCCCGGTGAACGCCAGCGGCAAGTTGTACAACTTCGTCTCCTACGGCGTTACCCCCGGTGACGAGCGGATCGACATGGATCAGGTGCGCGACATCGCCCTGACCGAGCGTCCCAAGCTGATCGTGGCGGGCGCCACCGCCTACGCCCGCATCATCGATCCGCAGCCCTTTCGAGAGATCGCCGACGAGGTGGGTGCGATCTTCCTCTTCGACGCCGCCCACATCGCGGGGCTCATCGCGGGCGGACAGCACCCGAACCCGATGGATCACGGCGCCGACATCATGACCTTCACCACCCACAAGACCCTTCGAGGGCCGCGCGGGGGAGCGATCCTGTGCACGGAGGCATTGGCCGACACCATCGACAAGTCAGTGTTCCCCGGCCTCCAGGGGGGTCCGCTCGACCACGTCATTGCCGCCAAGGCGCTGGCCTTCGCCGAGGCCGCCACCCCTGAGTTCCGGCAGTACAGCGCCCAGGTTGTGCGCAACGCCAGCGCGCTGGCGGAGGCGCTGGTGGGGCACGGCCTGCGGTTGGTGTCGGGGGGAACAGACAACCACCTCGTACTCGTAGACCTCCGCAGTTTCGACCCCGACCTGTCGGGCAAAAAGGCGCGACTCGCCCTCGATCGAGCCGGTATCAGCCTCAACGAGAACACGGTTCCTGAGGATCCGCGTCCGCCTTACATCACCTCGGGGCTGCGCATCGGCACGCCGGCGGTGACTACCCAGGGGATGGCCGAGCCCGAAATGGTGACGGTGGCGGGCCTCATTCACCGCACGCTGGTGGGCCGGGAAGACGAAGCCGAACTGGCGGCGATAAAGGATGAGGTGCAGGCCCTGTGCTCCAAGTTCATGCCGTACCCAGCCTGA
- a CDS encoding ATP synthase subunit I yields MATDLPLSPTPAVERELVLDMVKRGVWFAPVILLVATVIWGPQGTASAAVAIALVTLNLLLAAAGLSWAAKVSPMALMAVSLGGFALRMGLLCVVLLVLRNEPWVNMVALGISLVVTHLGLLFWELQYVSASLAYPGLKPTADKEAVVP; encoded by the coding sequence ATGGCCACCGACCTCCCGCTCTCCCCGACTCCAGCGGTTGAGCGCGAACTGGTCTTGGACATGGTGAAGCGCGGCGTCTGGTTCGCTCCGGTGATCTTGTTGGTCGCCACCGTCATCTGGGGGCCGCAGGGCACCGCCTCGGCGGCCGTGGCGATTGCGTTGGTGACGCTGAACCTCCTTCTGGCCGCCGCGGGACTCTCCTGGGCGGCCAAGGTGTCCCCGATGGCCCTCATGGCCGTCTCGCTCGGCGGCTTCGCTCTGCGTATGGGCCTGTTGTGCGTCGTGCTGCTCGTACTGCGCAACGAGCCCTGGGTCAACATGGTGGCGCTCGGGATCAGCCTGGTCGTTACCCATCTGGGTCTGTTGTTCTGGGAACTGCAATACGTCTCGGCTTCGTTGGCCTACCCCGGCCTCAAGCCCACCGCTGACAAGGAGGCTGTCGTCCCGTGA
- the atpF gene encoding ATP synthase F0 subunit B: MRIRTRVMFASSLLAVGLVAVAPSAYATEGDFSEEQVEEITKEAEEIAEQNGASGFDAECIAILMEGGSPEDCHEAPSPIFPATDELVWGSLSFLVLFLLMRKYAFPSIKKGMNDRSDRIRSDLDAAEQAKSEAAELLDGYRVQMADAQSEAGRIIDEARQTAEALKKDAAARLQTELAETRSRAATDIEAAKVQATADLKGELATLAVGAASAVVNKNLDPATQTQLIEDYIASVGAS, translated from the coding sequence GTGCGAATCCGCACCCGTGTCATGTTTGCCAGCAGCCTGCTCGCAGTGGGCTTGGTGGCCGTTGCTCCCTCGGCGTACGCCACTGAGGGGGACTTCAGCGAGGAGCAGGTTGAGGAGATCACGAAAGAGGCCGAGGAAATCGCCGAGCAAAACGGTGCCTCCGGGTTCGACGCCGAGTGCATCGCAATCCTCATGGAGGGCGGGTCGCCGGAAGACTGCCACGAGGCACCGAGTCCGATCTTCCCCGCCACCGATGAGTTGGTGTGGGGTTCGCTGTCGTTCCTCGTGTTGTTCCTCCTGATGCGGAAGTACGCCTTCCCGTCGATCAAGAAGGGCATGAACGATCGCTCCGATCGCATTCGCTCCGACCTCGATGCCGCCGAGCAGGCCAAGTCCGAAGCGGCCGAGCTTCTTGATGGCTACCGGGTGCAGATGGCTGATGCCCAGTCGGAGGCGGGCCGGATCATCGACGAAGCCCGCCAAACGGCGGAGGCGCTCAAGAAAGACGCCGCCGCTCGCTTGCAAACCGAACTGGCCGAGACCCGCAGCCGGGCCGCCACCGACATCGAGGCGGCCAAGGTGCAAGCCACTGCCGATCTCAAGGGTGAACTGGCCACGCTTGCCGTAGGGGCCGCTTCGGCCGTCGTGAACAAGAACCTCGACCCCGCTACCCAGACGCAGCTCATCGAGGACTACATCGCGTCGGTTGGCGCATCGTGA
- the atpB gene encoding ATP synthase F0 subunit A yields the protein MWVSAALSFSVLFLGSRKQALVPTGVQNVAESAVDFVETGIIMETIGPDGLKYTPFLLTLFTFILSCNIWGLMPGIQMPVNARIAVPAMLAVVVWAVYHVTGIMSQGPIKYFISATIPPGVPKAILPLVFFIELMGILITRPLSLAVRLFANMIAGHLLLVTFAVLCQALWEATKLGAALPFALLVFLSAFEILVAFLQAYIFTILAAVYIGGAMHPEH from the coding sequence ATGTGGGTGTCGGCCGCCCTGTCGTTCTCGGTGCTGTTTCTCGGTTCCCGCAAGCAGGCACTGGTGCCCACCGGGGTTCAAAACGTTGCCGAATCTGCCGTCGACTTCGTTGAGACCGGCATCATCATGGAGACGATCGGCCCCGACGGCCTGAAGTACACGCCGTTCCTACTCACGCTGTTCACCTTCATCCTGTCGTGCAACATCTGGGGCCTCATGCCCGGTATCCAGATGCCGGTGAACGCCCGGATCGCCGTGCCGGCGATGCTGGCCGTAGTGGTCTGGGCCGTCTACCACGTGACCGGCATCATGAGCCAAGGTCCCATCAAGTACTTCATTTCGGCCACCATCCCCCCCGGTGTGCCCAAGGCCATCCTCCCGTTGGTGTTCTTCATCGAACTGATGGGGATCCTGATCACCCGCCCCCTTTCCCTCGCGGTGCGACTCTTCGCCAACATGATCGCCGGGCATCTTCTCCTCGTGACTTTCGCGGTGCTGTGCCAGGCCCTCTGGGAGGCCACCAAGCTGGGTGCCGCCCTCCCCTTCGCGCTGCTGGTGTTCCTCAGCGCCTTCGAAATCCTGGTGGCGTTTCTCCAGGCCTACATCTTCACCATCCTCGCTGCCGTGTACATCGGTGGCGCCATGCATCCCGAGCACTAA